DNA from Paraburkholderia sp. BL10I2N1:
TCCAGGCGCGTGCCGATCACGTGAAGAACGGCCTGCTTGCTTTCCTGCTGGAGCAAAAGCAACAGGGGAAGAAAGTGGCTGCTTATGGCGCTGCGGCCAAAGGGAACACGCTGCTCAACTATGCTGGCGTAAAGCCGGACCTATTGCCGTACGTGTGCGATGCTGCACCGTCGAAGCAAGGCAAGTTTCTTCCGGGTAGCCACATCCCTATTCTTCAAACGGATGCCCTTCGTCAAAACCGTCCTGACGTTGTGCTCGTTCTACCTTGGAATATTGTCGATGAGGTCACGGAGCAGCATGCATACGTTCGGGAGTGGGGCGCGGCATTCGCAGCCGCCGTGCCGTCGATGAAGGTCTGCTAATAGCCCCCCATATCGGCCACACCAGCGAGGCATGCACCTACGTTGGTCGTGGCCGGTTCGGTAGGACACGGCCTACACGCCCGACGGGTCGATCGACTGAAACCGGCGTGAGTCGCCCCAAAAGGCCATCGGCTCGTAGCTCGGATAGGGGTAATGGCCGAGATTGAGTTCTATCTGCGCGCCTCGCTCGGCGAGACGCCGCTCAACGAGGCGACGCACTGAGATTGGCGCACCGCTACAGATATTGGTGATGCCGGTCAGTTCGGGATGCTCAAGAAGTAAAATCAGGCGCCGCGCGACTTCGACGACCGGCAAGTAGTCGCGCAACTGCTCGCCGCCCGACATATTGAACACTGCATCGCCGTTGTCTATCGCGCGATCCAGCTGAGCAAGCAGGCTGTTCGGATTTTGCCCCTCGCCGTGCATGTAGAACAATCTCGCCCACTGCAGCGCAAACGGATGCTGCTGCCGCCACGATTCCAGAAACTTGCGCAGCGTGTCTTTCGCTAGTGCATAGGGATTAGCTGGCTGTGAGTCAAGTCGCTCGGCAAGACAACCGTCCCGCATGCCGTATTCGAAGCAGGTTCCAGTAACCAACACCTGCGGAACATTTGCCGCCACACACTGCGTCAAGAATTGGTAGGCCGCCGGCAGGTTTTCCTCGAAGTGAAACGGCGAGGTGTAGTTCGGTAATCCGGGCCACGCGAGATGGACGACTGCATCTTGGGGCCCTAGTGCCCCAGCAAAGTCCGCCTTCGGGGATTGAATATCGAGTGAGACCAAACTGACGTTTTCAGCCCAGGAAAAGCGACGGGCTTTCGCTTCGTGGCGCACCAGCGCGGTCACTTCGTGGCCGCGAGCGATGAGTTGCGGCACGAGATGCGATCCGACAAATCCAGTTGCTCCAGTTACAGCGACTTTCATGAAGGTTCCTGTTTGGGACTGAACGCTCAGACGGTCATTATGCAACAGCGTCTGGAAGACGATTTACCTTCGATGGCAATGCCGGCGCGCCACCTCGAATACTCGGGGCAAGGCAAAATTTAGTCGCCGCCGGCCCGACCACCGGGCGCTGCAACCAGCAAGATTGCAGCGCCCGGTGCCCAATATGCCGCCATCGAACGCACCAGCTTGTCAGTTTGATTAACGACGTCCGGTTCGGCCGGTCCGCACGTCACAGAACGCTGGCGTGAAGACCGCGTAAGCGGTATTCACGCGCCTGACTACGATCTTGCCGGCGCTCTCGCGCCCACTACGGTGAAGCAGAAACACACGCTTATGCCAGTGGTTCAACGCGAGGCGGCCATGCAAGGCTGAAGTCTTCATAGTCCAACGTCAAGTTGGGGCTGTAGGCCGGATCCTTAAACAACAAGTCGCCCCAACACCGCTGCATATACATGACTTCCGACCTAAAACGAGCCTGTTTTTGCGGATTGTCTTCAAAGCCTCGTGTCGCCGATTCGTGATGGTAAAGTTCGGCGTAAGGTGTCCACACATTGCGATAGCCGGCTTCCCGGATGCGCAAGCAAAAGTCGACATCATTGAACGCGATGGTCAGATCTTGTTCGTTTAGCCCACCTACCTCGAGATAGACCGATTTACGCACGACCAGGCACGCGGCTGTTACCGCAGAATAGGAACTGATCAGGCCAGTTCGTCCGAAGTAGCCGTAACACGGCTGCGGGGCGAGTTTGTTTGCGTGCCCAGCCACTCCGCCAATGCCCAGCACAACACCGCCGTGCTGCAAGGTATCGTCCGGATAGAGCAGCTTAGCCCCTACCGCCCCTACGCCAGGCTGTAGCACGAGACCCACCATTTCCGACAACCAATCCGGCGAGATGACCTCGATATCGTTGTTGATCAAGCCAACGAGTTCCCCTCTGGCCTGCGAGACAGCCGAATTATTCAATGCTGAATAGTTGAACGGGCGGTCATCGCGCAGCACGCGGATGCGGGCGTCCTGACCCAGCGACGAGAAATAGCGCAGCGCTTCAGGATCGTCTGAACCGTTGTCGACAACAATGATTTCGTAGTTTGAGTAGGTGGTTTTGCCGACGATGCTATCGATGCACTGACGCATAAGGTTCAACCCGTTCCTCGTCGGGATGATGAGACTAACCAGTGGCAGCGTTGCCGGTAATGAATAATGTGCGCAATAGCCACGTTCGATCCACTCGACGCTGCCTGCCACTCCTTGTCTTGCGAAGTGCTCATTGAGCGCGCGTTCGCCAGCCAGCGCCGCGTAGGGTTTCGCATCCGTACCTCCGGCCGTGCTTTCGGCATGGACGCGCCAGTGGTACAACACGCGCGGAATGTGATGGATCGCATCGACACCGATATGCTCGATGCACCGCAGTACGAGGTCGTAGTCCTGCGCGCCCTCAACGCCAATGCGGAAGCCGCCCACCGTATCCAACAGTGGCTTATGGTAAACGCCGAGATGACAGAAGAAATTCTGCGAGTAAAACAAATCCGTGTTCCATTCGCACTTGAAATAGGGGTCGTGGCGACGACCCGATGCGCCAATCTTGTCTTCGTCTGAATAAATCAGCCGAACCGAAGGATTCGCAACAATCGTATTCGCCACGCAATACAGCGCATGTTCTGGCAATAAATCATCGTGGTCCAATAGCGCAACCCATTCCCCGACAGCAAGCTCTAGCGCACTATTGGAAGCAGCGGAAATATGGCCGTTCTGCTCGCGGAATACCACCTTGATCCGGGAATCCTCGCGAGCGAACTGCTCCAACAGAGGACGAATTGCCGGATCGGTGGATACATCGTCGGCAATGCAGAGTTCCCAGTTCGGATATAACTGGTTGCGTACCGATTCGATCGCCTCCGTTAGCCATTCCGGCTTTGGGTTGTATGTCGGCATCACCACCGAGATCAGCGGCTTGTCAGTCATTGCAGCAACCCTCTGTCGAATTGCCACGCGCTGCTCATCGTCTATGCAATCGTAACGCTGAATCCATTCATCATAGTTGTTTCGCCTGGCGGACTCTGGCGACCCCTCTGTACGCGGGTGGAGCCTGCCAAGCAGACCCGAAACCCCCTCCTTGCGATACAGTTCGAGTGCTTTATGCATAGCAGGCTTGAATCCACCATTGGTGCGCACGGCGCGCATCGCCACCGACACGATGTGCCGAATCCGTACCAGTTTGGCGATAGGCCAACGCACCGGTGCCGTTACACGCCAGCTGGTGGAATGAAGCAGGGCATCGATATCCTGCTGGGCCTTCGCCAGGCCCGCGTCGCGTCGGGCAATGTCATCCTGTAAGCCGGCAACTTGCCGCTTAAAACTGCTGACGTCTCGCTTCAAGGTCAAAATCTGATCTTTGGATTGATTGGCCTCGTGTTGCAAGTCCGAAACCCGGCGTTCGTATTGAATGACGTCCTGCTGCAAATCAGAAGCATGACGCGTTCGTTCAGCGACGTCCCCCTCAAGGCTACCGACCCGGATATGTAGTTCCACCAACTCTGCCTGTTGCTGTTGCCACGCTTCCGCCGGCGAGCGCTCCAGCGTAGACCACGCATTTGTATCTTGCTGCGGCGTGATTTGTGCGCTGCCCTGGGATTTCAGGACCAGGTGTCCGCTTACCACGGCCTCGTCGTCCCCTGCGACAAAGCGACGACCCAAGACGTTCCGGGTGGCCGGTAACTTGCGCACAATGCACAGCGAGTCGACGAACTCGACCGAATGAATCGACTCTAGCGTGGTACCGTCCGATAGCCTGCATCGGTATTCGTCGTAAAACCCTCTTAGAAGCTCCTCGGCGCGTTTCTTCACCCCCCAGTGCTCATGGTTGATCACATCGGCCAGCAACTTGAAAAACGTGATCGAGGAGTATGGATGATACAGACCGCCATCGAATTCTTGCCAGTAGCTGCAATGGAGGTCTTCAGCAATGAAAATCCCCCCGTCGTCCAGTTTCGGGAAGTAGCGCAGGAAGGATTTGACGATATCGCCCGAGGTATGCGAACCGTCGTCAATGACGATATCGAAACGCTCCGCGTAGCCAACGATAGCTCGCTCGGTCTCGTCCGCATTCGCATCACCGACGACCACCGCGGTTTTCGGGTCCTGGTAACTGAGGCGCGCACAATCAGGGTTAATATCGCAGCCGATTAATTTGTTTGCATTTCTAAAGAATTCCGACCATATTTCAAGTGATCCGCCATTCTGGATTCCTATCTCGAGCAAATTGATCGATCGATCACGATAGGGCGCAAGTAGCCGATCGTACTCTGGGATGTAAAGCGACCATTTGTCTGACACCTTCCCACGGTGCTGCAAATATAACTGTTCCAATGTCTTCATCGTGGGAGGCCCTCGAATTACTTTTAAAGTAGGTGCACCGAACGGTAGGCTCCGGCTTCTCGATTCGTCGGCGACAACGATAGGTATTCTCGACGACCGGCGCGGCATCGAAGAAAGAGTGTTTCAACTCGCAAGCCAAAGGGCCGACAACCCGCCGGCGTTTCCCTTCCCGCGCGGCCGGTCCCGGAAACTGCAGTTCGTGTGCGCTCCCGTCTAGTGTTTTGTCGGCACGACAGCACCATCGACCAGCACATCGTGGGATCTATACGATAGCCCCCGCGCGCGGCTTTGCATGCACATAGAAACTGACTTACTCAGCCCTGTGTTTCGTACGTCGATACCACCTCTTCCACCGGTCCGAACGCGCGCACGCGACCGCGCTCCATCCACAGCGCCTTGTTGCAGACTTTTCGGATTTCCGCATTCGAATGCATCGCCAGCACGACGATTTCGGCACGGCTATGCAGGTCAGCAAGCCGCTCCTCCGCCTTGTGCATGAACGACGCGTCGCCTACTCCCATAACTTCATCCAGCAGAAGAATCTCCGCATCCACTGCGGTCGATACAGCAAAAGC
Protein-coding regions in this window:
- a CDS encoding NAD(P)-dependent oxidoreductase; protein product: MKVAVTGATGFVGSHLVPQLIARGHEVTALVRHEAKARRFSWAENVSLVSLDIQSPKADFAGALGPQDAVVHLAWPGLPNYTSPFHFEENLPAAYQFLTQCVAANVPQVLVTGTCFEYGMRDGCLAERLDSQPANPYALAKDTLRKFLESWRQQHPFALQWARLFYMHGEGQNPNSLLAQLDRAIDNGDAVFNMSGGEQLRDYLPVVEVARRLILLLEHPELTGITNICSGAPISVRRLVERRLAERGAQIELNLGHYPYPSYEPMAFWGDSRRFQSIDPSGV
- a CDS encoding glycosyltransferase; translation: MRAVRTNGGFKPAMHKALELYRKEGVSGLLGRLHPRTEGSPESARRNNYDEWIQRYDCIDDEQRVAIRQRVAAMTDKPLISVVMPTYNPKPEWLTEAIESVRNQLYPNWELCIADDVSTDPAIRPLLEQFAREDSRIKVVFREQNGHISAASNSALELAVGEWVALLDHDDLLPEHALYCVANTIVANPSVRLIYSDEDKIGASGRRHDPYFKCEWNTDLFYSQNFFCHLGVYHKPLLDTVGGFRIGVEGAQDYDLVLRCIEHIGVDAIHHIPRVLYHWRVHAESTAGGTDAKPYAALAGERALNEHFARQGVAGSVEWIERGYCAHYSLPATLPLVSLIIPTRNGLNLMRQCIDSIVGKTTYSNYEIIVVDNGSDDPEALRYFSSLGQDARIRVLRDDRPFNYSALNNSAVSQARGELVGLINNDIEVISPDWLSEMVGLVLQPGVGAVGAKLLYPDDTLQHGGVVLGIGGVAGHANKLAPQPCYGYFGRTGLISSYSAVTAACLVVRKSVYLEVGGLNEQDLTIAFNDVDFCLRIREAGYRNVWTPYAELYHHESATRGFEDNPQKQARFRSEVMYMQRCWGDLLFKDPAYSPNLTLDYEDFSLAWPPRVEPLA